ccaaacagtctatccaggtgagacagaggttcacctgcacctcctccaacctcatctattgcatccgctgctccaggtgtcaacttatttacatcggcgaaaccaagcgcaggctcggcgatcgcttcgctcaacacctgcgctcggtccgcgttggccaaactggtctcccggtggccgagcacttcaactccccctcccattcccagtctgacctttctgtcatgggcctcctccagtgccatagtgaggcccaccagaaattggaggaacagcacctcgtattgcagcccagtggtatgaacatcgacttctcccactttagatagttcctcgcttccccttcccagatctccctttatcttcctgtctccacctatatccttcctttgtcccacccccctgacatcagtctgaagaagggtctcgacccgaaacgtcacccattccttctctccagagatgctgcctgacctgctgagtgactccagcattttgtgaataaataccttcgatttgtaccagcatctgcagttattgtcttatactatatgGCGGATTTTTAGTAtcaattagaccaagtggacccgttgtgcccaaacttctcctgcattggtgcagcaccctctcctccctcccccccccccctccctcccccccttcccctcccctctcccctttctccccccccccccactccagcccccttatcctccctccctaggagatagatttaaactttaaaatgtgaataactttaaaaatataacactgatttcaattaaacttcttccatcagcacggtgagtaaggtgggcctaaaattgtcgtgctatcgtgtaccgttttagctatagttcaggaacaaagaaacaagagttttagtatatagatttaactTTGCTAGTTTTgttcctatatcccttgatttaaTTCACAAAGTGGCTTATTGTTATACTGGCAGTACTGTGAttatgttatactgttatactggcaGTACTGTGATGATTATGTTGCTTATGAGTATATGGAAATCTAAGGTTTCTCCATAAAGTGATCCCGCTCTTTAAATCTGTGTTGCTACAGCTTAAATATAAAAGAATTATTtatcatttccctttctcctcccctcgtTCCCATCAACAGGCTTCTAGTTTTACTTCAAATTTCACTTGTTTGAGTTGGAGCTCTGCATTATGACTGCTGAGGTGATTGGTGATGAGGATGGATTCTACTCCAGAgctaagaaatactggaagaatatCCCTCCAACGGTGGATGGCATGTTGGGAGGATATGGGCATATCTCCAACATTGACATCAATTCTTCCAAGAGGTTTCTGCAGCGGTTTATTGGGGTGAGTCTCCATGACCATCTGTGCATGAATAGCTTTTGTATGTTCTTAAACATTTGTCCCTACCAAGCACCATATTGTCCCCCTTGTCCACTaaacccctccccacacacaaacaaaagctgcaTGAACTTTTGACTTTTATGACTAAACCAGCTTTAGGTCTCATTTTGGCAAATCTTTTGGCTGAGGAAATGTGGGGTGAAATAATGTTAGGACAAATAATGGAAAACAGGTGGTCATaactggatgtgtaggaaggaactgctgagaggatcactggcgcctcactcccaacactcctggtcctttgaattgaattaacattttgttcaagatggccgcgccgttgtgtttggctgcctgccactgtatgtttcttttttttcctagtcagatgtgcagcactttggtcaacgtgggttgtttttaaatgtgctatacaaataaattgacttgacttgacttgactttacaccacccgcctcacccgcaaagcattgagcattgtgggtgaccccttccacccctccaacagcctcttcaccctcctgccttcagggagaaggtttcgcagcctgaggtcaagcaccacccgactaaagaacagttttttccaccaggctgtcaggatgctgaactctctcccctcccttcctcctctctcccctgcccctattggacctggactttaacaccccacacacacgcacatccagcaccagacactttttttttttttttaatttttttaacgcatttgaagtgactatattttatattttatgttgattgttgtttgctgtgcctttttaattttaacttagttttatgcactttgttcctcgggattgtgggaaacggtatttcgattttctgtgtgtaaactggctgaggattgacaataaaattgactttgacttgactttgacttgaactgcagattctggtttacatcgaagattgaCACGAAATGCTTGAGCAACggcgggacagtctgaagaagggtctcgacctgaaacatcacccattccttctatccagagatgctgcctgtcctgctgagttactccagcattttgtgtctatcttcagtcagaGCTTTCATTTTGTTCATCCACAAAAAATTGTGGCCACACCGTTTATCATGCTGCTGGTTAGGTTACTTTCCAGTTCCTGATAATTCATGTGCTCAATTACAATGTAATATCTTCCATGAATCAATATATTTTCCCCTAAAATCttcattaaaaacaaaaatgttgaaAGGAAATCTGTcaagcagcctctgtggaaagagaaaccattcAGAGTTTGGGGTCAGCGATACTTCCCAAAAACGAGGGCAAGTAGACTGGAGGGTTTACAGTTCAGAACCACAGCTAGGGGGAGTGACATTTAAGGAAAAAAGCCTATATGGAGATAAGTTAAGATAGGTCAGGTAGTTTGGGGCATGAGAACTGACAGTTCACAAGGCATTTtaaagagggagagaaggggacatAAGCACAATAATGGGGAAACAATGAGAGAGCAATTCACCTAAAGTTGGAACATTCGGTGTTCCTTCCAGATGATTGCAAAGTGCCCAGACTGAAGATAAGATATTGTTCTATTAGTTTACTTTGGTCCTCATCATATCAGTGGGAAAGGCTGCAGGCAGACAGGTTGGAATTGGAGTGGGATTGAAAATTAAAGTGGCTCGCCATGGTAGGCTCAGGATCGGATCTGCAAAATGATCACCCAATATGCTTCTTCAATGTAGACCCCTAGGAGACCAAGTTGTGAAGTTTGAAGTAACTTttattctttaattttttttaaagaaagattaTTCATTTGGTAAAACTGCTATGTATACATTTTTTGTCCTAAATTGTGACAGTAACTAATTTTTATGAAACAAAATAATTGAAGGAGGTTCTGGAGATATACTGTTTGATCTGCTGCATgctaccagcattttctgtttttctaccGTGGTTAGAGCTTGTTACAACTCCAGTATAGGCAGAGAGCCATACGTTTCAGGCTACAGGAATATATAGCATCCTACGCCACTGCTGCTGGTTCAAGCTGTTTTCTGTTCTCAACAGGAAGGAtctgggaaagcagggactagctGTGCACTGGACTGTGGTGCTGGGATCGGCAGAATCACCAAACGATTGCTACTGCCTTTGTTTAAAGTCGTTGACATGGTGGATGTGACAGAAGATTTCCTGGCCAAGGCCAAGACCCACCTGGGGGAGGAGGGCAAGCGCGTAGGCAACTATTTCTGCCGTGGTTTGCAAGACTTCATCCCCCAACCCCAGCGTTACGATGTCATCTGGATCCAATGGGTGATCGGTATGTCATTGTCCAAAACTGATAGGGATGGGATTGGAGGAGAGATGGAAATTGAACCAGGGCTGCAGCCTCTATTTTAAACAGAGAATTGGTTTTGAGAATACTGAAGGTAGAAGCAGATGTAGCTGTTGGGTCTTCTGAACCTTCTCCATCATTCAGTGTAATCATCCACTTTAGCATCCTATTTCCATCTTTGGTCCATACCCGTTGATCTCCTTAGCCTTAAGAAAAATACCTCCTTCCTCCTTGAATAATGTCTTGACCTATACTGATGCCTTTGGTAGAGAAGTCCACAAGTTCACcgtcctctgactgaaaaaaatctAGGTTATAAATAGCACATCACCTATCCTGAGGTTAAAACCGCTCATTCTGGACACTCCAGCCAACACAAAATCATCTTTATGTCTTGAAAatcaaaataactacagatgctcaaAATATGCAATttgaaaagcagaaaatgccggaattgttctttatctttgtaTCGATGCTGGCCAAGGTGACACTCTGCGAGTCTCATTTCAGTGACGAGTGATCTGACTGGTCACCCTAGGTCACCCAACACTGACTCACGCAACCTCAACACCATCCCTCGCAGCCTCAAGGTGCCAGGCTGTGGGTACTTTATTGCTTGAAGCATATCAACTGAGGTTTGTTCCTGGTGCCCAGATTCCCAGCATGGCAGTGTGCAGCATCGGGAAGTGTAGCAGTTCACAACAGGCTCTTAGCACAGCAGCATCCATGGATGATCTTTGTAACTACAACGGGGTGCTAATAAAAGTCATAGCTCTGCAGGGTGGAGCTGCGATGATATGTGTATGTTGTCCTTAGGCATGTCTGTGTCCTGGTGAAAATGTAGAAATGATTTACTTGAATGGTACCAGGAAGGAAACGTTTTAATTTGTATGGAGAAACTGGTTTTCCTTAGAGTAGAACGGACAAGGGGAGATGTAAGAAATAATTAAAATCACAATGATTTTTGAAAAAAATGAGGATTCAAGTCGCAGAAGTGTCCAATCAGAGGATACAAATTTGTTTTCATTGTCAAAAGTACTCTTCTGATTTTACATAGCAAGCTGTTGTGATTCTGGAACACTGTCTGAAGGAAACAAATGTAATAACTTTGAAAATAGAATTTAATAAATATTTGCTGCTATGTAAAAATTGCAAGCCAGTGGAAAAGAGCAGAAAGAAGTGGGACTAATGTGTCTGCTATCATTATGATTGTGTGAATATAGGCCAGAGTGTGAACCATTTTAATGCAGTTGTGACAACCTTTTCTGTAACTTCTAGTCTCTTTGGGCTTGTTGCAGGACACCTGACTGACGATCACCTCGCCCAGTTCCTCAAGAGGTGTCAGAAAGGTCTTCGGCCAAATGGAATAATCTGCGTGAAGGACAACGTGAGCCAGGAGGGGGTGATTGAGGACGAGGTGGACAGTAGCGTCTGCCGGGAGTTGAGCACCCTGCACACCATTGTGCAGCTTGCAGGACTCCATGTGTTGGCAGAGGAAAAGCAGGATGACTTCCCAGATGAAATTTACCAGGTGTACAGTCTGGCTCTGAGGTGAAGCAAGCCTTTTCCATGGGTAGGGGGATGGGTGGTGAATGGGTACAGTGTCTAAGGGGAGGGGAAAATAACAAGAGTGGCACACAGCTCTAAGACTTTGCATTTAATTGAAATAAAACACAGCAAGGAGATGGCAAACTGAATTTGACTTTATTCCTGAAAGGCAGCTCCCACCATTGAGCAAGAGAATAAATCTGATGATCAATAAACTCAGAACAAGCACTTACCTGCCGGATGCTGAGTCATGGCTTCAGAGGATTAATGGCCATGGCTGGAATCTAGTTAGCTGCAACTAATAACACACAATGTTTCTTCAAGTTTCCAGCGAAGAGGAGGAAGAATAAAATGTTTTACATTTCTGAATTCAGTTTGGCACCAAGAATGAACGGGAAATCTTGACTGCTTTTTTTGAGAGTAAAACAGTCTACTCCAGGACTAGAGCCTGTAATCAGGCTTCTGCATTTACCTGTAAAACAGTTGCTGAACTCAAAAGTTTAAttatttctctctcactcttgctTCCTCTCTCCTTTGCCCTCTAACCAACACTCGTTTACCCCAACCCACCCTCTGCATTTGACCGTGCTGTGTTTCATGTTAGGAAAGGCATACAAACCTCATTCTATGATGCAAGAGATTTCTTTCCATTTTCAAACAATGCAATTCATCAGAAACCATAAtttattaaataaattatttttgtgtgACGTCTGTATATTTTGTCATTCAGCAGAATTGTCTTTATGGTACAGACCTGTTGGTGACGGCAAAATCCTCTCTTGAGTACTTGCCCGTAATGAAATGTGTTTCTCCAATGCCGAGCTTGTTTGTTTATAGTC
This DNA window, taken from Rhinoraja longicauda isolate Sanriku21f chromosome 31, sRhiLon1.1, whole genome shotgun sequence, encodes the following:
- the ntmt1 gene encoding N-terminal Xaa-Pro-Lys N-methyltransferase 1, with the translated sequence MTAEVIGDEDGFYSRAKKYWKNIPPTVDGMLGGYGHISNIDINSSKRFLQRFIGEGSGKAGTSCALDCGAGIGRITKRLLLPLFKVVDMVDVTEDFLAKAKTHLGEEGKRVGNYFCRGLQDFIPQPQRYDVIWIQWVIGHLTDDHLAQFLKRCQKGLRPNGIICVKDNVSQEGVIEDEVDSSVCRELSTLHTIVQLAGLHVLAEEKQDDFPDEIYQVYSLALR